GGATCAAAATCCTGTCTGTAGTCATGGCCAAAACACTCTGTCTGTCCCAGACCCACCCGGGGCAGGTGCCCTTCCCAGATGCTGTTCTCCTTCTCACTAGGGCTAGTGCTGCATCCCGGGATGCTGCCCAGGACAGCCCCACTGGAATAAACAGCGCTGCACCACCATTCACACAGAACCGTCttctctctgctcccagcaggggacaTCGCGTGTCTCTAAGTGAAACAACCCTACTGCCATTCTTTCATTGCTCGTCTTCCACACAGCTCTGCAAGTGTCTGGGGGGCTCTGAGACCCCACAGGGCAGCTTTCTCATCCAGAGTGGGTGGGACTCAGCTTTCAACCAGatcccaccagctcccagggGAATCTGGAGCCAGATCCAACCAACCCAACCCAGTTGGAAGTTTGAAGCCAGATATGTATCCAAGGCCAGCGATACGAACCTTTCCCCAATGACTAGGTAGGTATAGGGACTAAATGCTTAAGCAGGACCCATGCTCCAGGCAGCCCTTGGACTATTTGTGCTGCAAAACAAGCACTGTAAAAAGTACTGGGAGGTAAAAAGAGAAGGGGACAGCCTCGACACTGTCTTCCCCCATCCCAGAAGAAACCCCATCAGTCAGTCCAACCAACTGTGTGGTGTTACTGTAGACTTCAGTGGTGTTTGCCACCTCTTCGGGAATACCCATCTGGAGCAAGAGTTTGGAGATAAGGCTGTTGAACTTGCTCTCTGTGGTAGACCAAGGCTCTTCACTGGGGGTCGGGCCTTCAGATGTGATGTTTAGCTCCCCTGGGTCAAGACAGTAACCTTCTGGCGATCTCTCATAGAGTACGTCCATAAGGTCAATCCCAGCTACTGAGGAGGGGGAGGCACAGGGAATATCCCTGACGAGCCTGTAATTCTCCATCCACTCCTTCAGCCACTCGATGCGGCAGTCACACTCCCAGGGGTTGCGGAAGAGGTACAGCCGCCCGAGGAAGTACACTGGCTGGAAGACAGAAAAGGGCAGCGTCGTCAGGTTGTTGCTGTTTAAGTGCAACGCGACAAGGCTGGTGAGGTTTTCAAAAGCCCCTTCCTCAATGTAGTTGATCCTGTTGCGGTCCAGGTAGAGGACTTCCAGTTCCCCCAGGTCCCTGAACCAAGTGTTGGAAACATTCCTGAGGAAATTCCCCCCCAGGTTGAGCATCTTCAGGCACCTCAGACCATCGAAGGAGTTTTCTGGAAGCTCACTGATCAAATTGTCGTTCAGGTACAGGTACTCCATCTTCTGGCAGCCCTGAAAAGCTCGCTCATGAATGACATTTATCCTGTTGTCCTGCAGATTCAGGTATTTCAGTTTGGTCAGGCCCTGCAGGGAGTTATAGGCTACCGCTTCGATCCTGTTTCTCTCCAGGTAAACGTGGGTCAGGTTCTCCATGCCCCTGATGGCACCTGGGATCCTCCGAAAGTTGTTCTGGAAGCAGAAGAGctcctgcagagcaggcagctcgATGAAGATCCTGTCCGGGATGTTGAAAAGATTGCAGTCCGCCAGGTCCAGCTTGACCAGCCGTCTGAGGGCAGTGAAAGTCCGCGTGTGGAGATAGCGAATGTACTCGTTGTGGGCCATCTTCAGCTCGGTCAAGCTGGGCAGTCCCTTGAAAGCCCCTGGGGTGATGAAGGAGATATTGTTGTGGTTGAGTGACAGGGATTTGAGGGAAGGCAAGTTCCCAAAGGCCCTCTCAGAGAGGAACTTGATACTGTTTTTGTCCAGGTTGATAGAGGAGGCTTCGCAAGGGAACTTGCTAGGGATCTGCCCCAGACCGGCACGATCACAGAGGACGGAGCAGCTCCGCTCCTGGGTGCACACGCAGTTGGCAGGGCAGGACCGCACGCAGGCCCACACCGCCTGGGCGTGGGGGACCCAAAGGATCACTGACAGAGAGGAACACGCCGTCCCCATGGAGGCATGGGAGGAGAGAATCAGGATGCGGTGttagaaaatatattaatcacaacaggaaaaacaaattacGCTGTCTTTGCCTTCCTTCTAGCCAGGCTAATTGCCACTCACTACTTGTACGCCTATGCTGACTGAGGAGCTCTCGTGAAAGATTCCTAAAAGTCTTCTACTGGGGTTTTTAAACCCTCTGAGaaggtgtgtgtgtatatatagatatatatataaaaaagtatatatatataaaatgtcatCTGGAACATCATCTCTGTTTAATTTCTGTCCCCAAGATGAGGAATCACCTAGACTGAAGtatttctcagtgtctctgtgatTGGTCTCTCTGCAAGCTGACAGGGACATGGTTTGGCCAGGAAGCAGGCCAAGATATGCTTCGAAGGCCAGCAGCTGCGGATGGGTTGTGTCCGGCAGCAGGCAAGGCAGATCAGTTAGTTCCCTGGGGCACATCAAATtcatgcattttgcttttttcttttctttgttcattCAACCTAACATTTCTCCACCAGAGCCATGAGCAGGTGCAGCACTGAAAGGGAACTATCAGCTGCTAAGGATGCAGTACAGTGTTTAAAAACACACTCCCTTTATATTTTGGTAGAAAGgcatgaggaaaaacaaattaaggGATATTGGTCAGCTGCTTTCTTCATGATCTCACCATAGCTAAGACACTGTGCAGCTCTAGCACAGTTTTTACTGTTTTGCCACTTCTCAAGACAGCTGTGACAATGTCTTACTCTTGATGGGAGCAGCTGCTTTGTCCTTTTATCGGCCTGGCATGGGAGGTGTGTGGCTGTTGTGGTTTCTTTTCAAGTTAGGCCCATGCAGGTGGACGtacaaagaggaagagaaggtaaaAGCTCTTGGGGACAAATCAGAGAAGAATGAAAGGAACAGGAGACATCAATCTCCAGGGACAGGCATTTTTGTGGGGGAAAAGCATCCGGTCAACCAGACATCTGCGAAATAAACTCATtagagaggaaaaactgaaggcAGAGCTCATTTTGTAACTGGTCTCAAGGGCATATCCTACCGGCCACTCAACAAAATGAGAAGCCACACCAGCGAACTCTCCATGTAGTCACCAGCAGGAAGCAGTGGTATTGCTACTGACTggtttttctgctgcagtctgtTGGCTCCCACACAAGCACAagcctttcatattttcttcaacAAGACATGAGATACCATCTTTACCAACAGCCACCTTTATTACAGCACTGCTGGGATCCCGTCGCTGCTGCTGCGTGCCTGGTAGCCCCAAGGGCTGAGGCACAGGGAAGAGGGTTTCCCCCACGTTCCTGCTGACTCTCTGGAGAGGGACGCTCCCAGCAGCCGGGCCGCCTCTCCCCACCGATTTGCAGCGCAGCAATTGCCCACTACAGCTGTATTCCCAATGGACATTTTTATCGAGACAAACTTGTGAGGTGATATCCCAGGAAGCatcaagcttttatttttgcagcccCTAAGGCTTTAACGTATGGACCAAACTACAGTTTGAAGTGCAATTGCTCTGccctttctccatcctttttaaATGCAACAGGCACAGTACTGTATTTATGAGTTTATGCTGCCTGTGTCTTCTTCAAGCAGGAGACTTGCAAAACCAGTTGCTGGGCAGGTCCTTATTGACAGGACATCAACCCAGGAGCTTCCCAGCCTGGTTCTCTTTGAACCAACCTGAGCACTGCATGTAGAAGAAGGATTTAGATACATGGAGGGAGCATCCCAGAAGGACTTCAGCTGTGGCCTCTTTATCGAAATTCAGGTCCCATCAAATCTGGCTATGTTATTGTGACTAAAGAATTAGCAAAACAGCATGACTTCCAGGATAAATGATAGTGAAGGACTCTTAAGAGGTGGAAAGGCTTTTAAACAGGTTGtcaatttgtttgtttgtatgttcttcttctttttcctgagcCCTTATCTAACAGCCATGGCTAAAGGAAAGGGCCCTTCAGCCAGGGCCCTGGGTAGACAACAGGCAAGGAGCCTAAGGACAAGAGGGG
Above is a window of Larus michahellis chromosome 1, bLarMic1.1, whole genome shotgun sequence DNA encoding:
- the NYX gene encoding nyctalopin isoform X1; this translates as MTEDETCLCSSCVLLDPSSSLARPEMSLVNNQVILWVPHAQAVWACVRSCPANCVCTQERSCSVLCDRAGLGQIPSKFPCEASSINLDKNSIKFLSERAFGNLPSLKSLSLNHNNISFITPGAFKGLPSLTELKMAHNEYIRYLHTRTFTALRRLVKLDLADCNLFNIPDRIFIELPALQELFCFQNNFRRIPGAIRGMENLTHVYLERNRIEAVAYNSLQGLTKLKYLNLQDNRINVIHERAFQGCQKMEYLYLNDNLISELPENSFDGLRCLKMLNLGGNFLRNVSNTWFRDLGELEVLYLDRNRINYIEEGAFENLTSLVALHLNSNNLTTLPFSVFQPVYFLGRLYLFRNPWECDCRIEWLKEWMENYRLVRDIPCASPSSVAGIDLMDVLYERSPEGYCLDPGELNITSEGPTPSEEPWSTTESKFNSLISKLLLQMGIPEEVANTTEVYSNTTQLVGLTDGVSSGMGEDSVEAVPFSFYLPVLFTVLVLQHK
- the NYX gene encoding nyctalopin isoform X2; translation: MGTACSSLSVILWVPHAQAVWACVRSCPANCVCTQERSCSVLCDRAGLGQIPSKFPCEASSINLDKNSIKFLSERAFGNLPSLKSLSLNHNNISFITPGAFKGLPSLTELKMAHNEYIRYLHTRTFTALRRLVKLDLADCNLFNIPDRIFIELPALQELFCFQNNFRRIPGAIRGMENLTHVYLERNRIEAVAYNSLQGLTKLKYLNLQDNRINVIHERAFQGCQKMEYLYLNDNLISELPENSFDGLRCLKMLNLGGNFLRNVSNTWFRDLGELEVLYLDRNRINYIEEGAFENLTSLVALHLNSNNLTTLPFSVFQPVYFLGRLYLFRNPWECDCRIEWLKEWMENYRLVRDIPCASPSSVAGIDLMDVLYERSPEGYCLDPGELNITSEGPTPSEEPWSTTESKFNSLISKLLLQMGIPEEVANTTEVYSNTTQLVGLTDGVSSGMGEDSVEAVPFSFYLPVLFTVLVLQHK
- the NYX gene encoding nyctalopin isoform X4, with protein sequence MFAIILNVILWVPHAQAVWACVRSCPANCVCTQERSCSVLCDRAGLGQIPSKFPCEASSINLDKNSIKFLSERAFGNLPSLKSLSLNHNNISFITPGAFKGLPSLTELKMAHNEYIRYLHTRTFTALRRLVKLDLADCNLFNIPDRIFIELPALQELFCFQNNFRRIPGAIRGMENLTHVYLERNRIEAVAYNSLQGLTKLKYLNLQDNRINVIHERAFQGCQKMEYLYLNDNLISELPENSFDGLRCLKMLNLGGNFLRNVSNTWFRDLGELEVLYLDRNRINYIEEGAFENLTSLVALHLNSNNLTTLPFSVFQPVYFLGRLYLFRNPWECDCRIEWLKEWMENYRLVRDIPCASPSSVAGIDLMDVLYERSPEGYCLDPGELNITSEGPTPSEEPWSTTESKFNSLISKLLLQMGIPEEVANTTEVYSNTTQLVGLTDGVSSGMGEDSVEAVPFSFYLPVLFTVLVLQHK
- the NYX gene encoding nyctalopin isoform X3, which translates into the protein MSLVNNQVILWVPHAQAVWACVRSCPANCVCTQERSCSVLCDRAGLGQIPSKFPCEASSINLDKNSIKFLSERAFGNLPSLKSLSLNHNNISFITPGAFKGLPSLTELKMAHNEYIRYLHTRTFTALRRLVKLDLADCNLFNIPDRIFIELPALQELFCFQNNFRRIPGAIRGMENLTHVYLERNRIEAVAYNSLQGLTKLKYLNLQDNRINVIHERAFQGCQKMEYLYLNDNLISELPENSFDGLRCLKMLNLGGNFLRNVSNTWFRDLGELEVLYLDRNRINYIEEGAFENLTSLVALHLNSNNLTTLPFSVFQPVYFLGRLYLFRNPWECDCRIEWLKEWMENYRLVRDIPCASPSSVAGIDLMDVLYERSPEGYCLDPGELNITSEGPTPSEEPWSTTESKFNSLISKLLLQMGIPEEVANTTEVYSNTTQLVGLTDGVSSGMGEDSVEAVPFSFYLPVLFTVLVLQHK